One genomic region from Terriglobus aquaticus encodes:
- a CDS encoding NIPSNAP family protein, which translates to MERREFLGAAAGAATLGLWSNTTEAEGSMQANPQSSEREFYLLRKYSITRAQAAGCDRFLETVMLPALTRLGHRDVGVFGLEYGPETPADYLLLRHTNAAKLLKLQEELTADAEFARAAGPFQSAAAATPSFQRVEDTLLYAFAGHPVLTVPAKGKRILQLRTYESPSVADHVRKVQMFHSGEFEIFAACGMPAVFYSQVVVGPRMPALTYMLRFDSLSDLEARWNQFRVNPDWKKLQADPRFSGEDLVSNISNLVLSPKSFSAI; encoded by the coding sequence ATGGAGCGAAGGGAGTTCCTGGGCGCTGCCGCAGGTGCGGCGACGCTGGGGCTGTGGAGCAACACGACGGAGGCAGAAGGCAGTATGCAGGCGAATCCGCAAAGCAGTGAACGCGAGTTCTACCTCCTGCGCAAGTACTCCATTACGCGTGCGCAGGCAGCCGGGTGCGACCGCTTCCTGGAAACCGTGATGCTGCCGGCGCTGACCCGGCTGGGCCATCGCGACGTGGGAGTCTTTGGCCTGGAGTACGGCCCGGAAACGCCGGCCGACTACCTCCTGCTGCGGCATACGAATGCCGCGAAGCTTCTGAAGCTGCAGGAGGAACTAACCGCAGACGCGGAGTTTGCCCGCGCCGCCGGACCGTTCCAGTCTGCCGCTGCCGCAACTCCTTCCTTTCAGCGCGTCGAGGACACCCTGCTATACGCCTTTGCGGGTCACCCGGTACTCACCGTACCTGCGAAAGGCAAGCGCATCTTGCAACTGCGCACGTACGAGAGCCCGTCGGTCGCGGACCACGTGCGCAAGGTGCAGATGTTCCACTCGGGCGAGTTTGAGATCTTCGCGGCGTGTGGCATGCCAGCGGTGTTCTATTCGCAGGTAGTGGTCGGCCCGCGCATGCCGGCGCTTACCTACATGCTGCGCTTTGACAGCCTCTCCGACCTGGAGGCTCGCTGGAACCAGTTTCGGGTCAACCCGGACTGGAAGAAGCTGCAGGCAGACCCGCGGTTCAGTGGGGAAGACCTGGTCAGCAATATCAGCAATCTGGTACTTAGTCCGAAGTCGTTTTCCGCCATCTAG